The following coding sequences lie in one Vespula pensylvanica isolate Volc-1 chromosome 7, ASM1446617v1, whole genome shotgun sequence genomic window:
- the LOC122630621 gene encoding calcium-binding mitochondrial carrier protein Aralar1 isoform X5: protein MLKDSLVVRASCQEGSGYLKRANNDRLYEIFNQYATQEKNGERFMTSSDFVRSYLGLYTDVDYNPDSVNLLAGIVDTSKDGLISFTEFQAFEGLLCVPDALYKTAFQLFDTNGNGMVAFDEFAEVMRKTVLHQKMPFNMDSSFIKLYFGKDKSRLISYAEFSQFLHDFHEEYATEAFKKFDKDGTGFITAVDFQDIMLSIKSHLLTKDVKDNLIAAISTGQSGRKVSFPYFMAFNSLLNNMELIKRIYLNATNGHRYQEVSKEEFLHSAQMMSQITPLEVDILFHLCHLLHHTGKIVYNDLVAITPEQYFKQITKRLAEIKAVSSPEERGVVVQILESGYRFVLGSIGGAVGATVVYPIDLVKTRLQNQRTGSFIGELMYRNSFDCLRKVMRHEGFFGLYRGLLPQLMGVAPEKAIKLTVNDFVRDKFMDKNGYLPLYGEIISGACAGGSQVIFTNPLEIVKIRLQVAGEIAGGTKVRAWTVVKELGLFGLYKGAKACFLRDVPFSAIYFPMYAHTKAKLADEGGYNTPLSLLFSGAIAGVPAAALVTPADVIKTRLQVVARAGQTTYTGLLDCARKVYKEEGARAFWKGASARVFRSSPQFGVTLFTYELLQRLFVVDFGGSRPTGSEQRVPATGLVDEIRSTNPDHIGGYQIALPIFTGIESKFGLCLPKFQTVTIQHKRQAKGQ, encoded by the exons gGTTCCGGATATTTAAAACGTGCGAACAACGATCGCCTCTATGAAATCTTTAACCAG TATGCCACGCAGGAGAAGAATGGCGAGAGGTTTATGACCTCATCCGATTTTGTACGCAGTTATCTTGGTCTTTACACGGATGTTGACTATAATCCTGACTCCGTCAATTTGCTCGCTGGAATCGTCGATACTAGCAAAGATGG ACTCATATCCTTCACCGAGTTTCAAGCATTTGAAGGCCTACTTTGCGTCCCGGATGCGCTATATAAAACAGCATTTCAATTGTTTGATACTAATGGAAATGGAATGGTTGCATTTG ACGAGTTCGCTGAGGTGATGCGTAAGACAGTGTTACATCAAAAGATGCCATTTAATATGGATAGCAGTTTCATTAAACTTTATTTCGGAAAAGATAAGAGCAGGCTCATTAGTTATGCAGAATTCAGTCAATTCCTACAC GACTTTCACGAGGAATATGCCACGGAAGCAttcaaaaaattcgataaagatGGCACGGGTTTTATTACGGCAGTAGATTTTCAAGATATCATGCTCAGTATTAAAAGCCATTTACTGACAAAGGACGTGAAGGATAACTTGATAGCT GCAATCAGTACGGGACAAAGTGGACGAAAAGTAAGCTTCCCATATTTTATGGCGTTCAATTCGCTTCTCAATAACATGGAACTTATAAAACGTATTTACCTGAACGCGACCAATGGCCATAGATATCAAGAAGTTAGCAAag aGGAATTTCTTCATTCTGCACAAATGATGTCACAAATAACTCCACTCGAGGTGGACATCCTTTTTCACCTATGCCATTTACTCCATCACACTGG GAAAATTGTATACAATGATCTCGTGGCTATTACCCCTGAGCAGTATTTCAAGCAAATAACAAAACGTCTCGCTGAGATTAAGGCGGTGTCG AGCCCGGAGGAGCGTGGCGTTGTCGTTCAAATTCTTGAGAGTGGATACCGATTTGTACTCGGATCTATCGGCGGAG ctgTTGGTGCTACCGTGGTGTATCCCATCGACCTAGTGAAAACACGATTGCAGAATCAAAGGACTGGATCTTTCATTGGGGAACTGATGTACCGAAACAGCTTCGATTGTTTGCGAAAG GTCATGCGACACGAAGGCTTTTTTGGCCTTTATCGTGGCTTATTACCCCAATTAATGGGCGTAGCGCCGGAGAAAGCGATCAAGCTTACGGTTAATGATTTTGTAAGAGATAAGTTTATGGACAAAAATGGATATTTACCGCTTTATGGTGAAATTATATCTGGTGCTTGC GCTGGAGGATCTCAGGTCATTTTCACGAATCCTTTGGAGATCGTGAAAATCAGATTACAGGTTGCTGGAGAAATTGCTGGAGGTACGAAAGTTCGAGCATGGACCGTGGTTAAAGAATTAGGTCTATTTGGATTATATAAA GGTGCTAAGGCATGCTTTTTACGAGACGTACCGTTTAGTGCAATTTACTTTCCTATGTATGCTCATACAAAAGCTAAATTGGCCGATGAAGGAGGATACAATACTCCGttatctcttctattttctggTGCAATCGCTGGTGTACCTGCGGCAGCGCTGGTCACTCCTGCAGATGTAATAAAAACTAGATTACAg GTCGTTGCTAGAGCAGGTCAAACGACGTACACCGGTTTACTCGATTGTGCCAGAAAAgtttataaagaagaaggtGCCAGAGCATTCTGGAAAGGAGCTTCAG CACGAGTATTCAGATCCTCTCCGCAATTTGGTGTCACACTCTTCACGTACGAGTTGCTGCAAAGGTTGTTTGTAGTTGACTTTGGAGGATC TCGACCAACAGGGTCAGAACAAAGGGTGCCCGCTACAGGATTAGTAGATGAAATACGATCAACAAATCCAGATCACATAGGTGGCTACCAAATAGCTTTACCTATCTTTACGGGTATAGAGAGCAAGTTTGGTCTATGTCTACCCAAGTTCCAAACAGTGACTATTCAACATAAACGGCAAGCCAAAGGGCAGTAA